One region of Streptomyces sp. CG4 genomic DNA includes:
- a CDS encoding RICIN domain-containing protein — protein sequence MRRTIATTAAALALAGGTALGAANTATAATVHATPATASAQASIPAYGLTAGQVAAGAHTKVLHRAASGVTPAAVLQGVVVIDSLYTVTPGQCLDADATNGADGTRVQAWRCNGSAQQEWYSYSDGSLENVKFPGMCLDADTGGAGNNGTRVQLWQCNGSTQQDWFFRSGDLAMYNLRFNNNLNTVLDRNATITGDGAPAQLWQKNFQSQQWWKPVLA from the coding sequence ATGCGCCGCACCATCGCCACGACGGCCGCTGCGCTCGCGCTCGCCGGCGGCACGGCCCTCGGCGCCGCGAACACCGCGACCGCCGCCACCGTCCACGCCACGCCGGCCACAGCCTCGGCGCAGGCGTCCATACCCGCGTACGGGCTCACTGCGGGGCAGGTGGCCGCCGGCGCCCACACCAAGGTCCTGCACCGCGCGGCCAGCGGCGTGACGCCCGCGGCGGTGCTCCAGGGCGTCGTCGTGATCGACAGCCTCTACACGGTCACGCCCGGGCAGTGCCTCGACGCCGACGCCACCAACGGCGCCGACGGCACCAGAGTGCAGGCCTGGCGATGCAACGGGTCCGCGCAGCAGGAGTGGTACTCGTACAGCGACGGCAGCCTCGAGAACGTCAAGTTCCCGGGGATGTGTCTCGACGCGGACACCGGCGGGGCCGGCAATAACGGGACCAGGGTCCAGCTGTGGCAGTGCAACGGCTCCACGCAGCAGGACTGGTTCTTCCGCTCCGGCGACCTCGCCATGTACAACCTGCGGTTCAACAACAACCTGAACACCGTGCTGGACCGCAACGCGACCATCACCGGTGACGGGGCACCGGCGCAGCTGTGGCAGAAGAACTTCCAGTCGCAGCAGTGGTGGAAGCCCGTCCTCGCCTAG
- a CDS encoding putative quinol monooxygenase → MTVTAHIDTTRPVTMLINVFTISPDRQAELIDLLAGAIEETMKHQPGFICANFHASLDGERVINYAQGESEEHYRAMLANPEARVHMDKAATIASDVQPRLYRVASSHHH, encoded by the coding sequence ATGACCGTCACGGCACACATCGACACCACTCGCCCTGTCACCATGCTCATCAACGTCTTCACCATCTCTCCTGACCGCCAGGCCGAACTGATCGACCTGCTGGCCGGTGCCATCGAAGAGACGATGAAGCACCAGCCCGGCTTCATCTGCGCCAACTTCCACGCCTCCCTCGACGGCGAACGCGTCATCAACTACGCCCAGGGGGAGAGCGAGGAGCACTACCGCGCGATGCTCGCCAACCCCGAGGCGCGCGTCCACATGGACAAGGCGGCCACCATCGCAAGCGACGTTCAGCCCCGCCTCTACCGCGTGGCTTCGAGCCACCATCACTGA